DNA from Quercus lobata isolate SW786 chromosome 1, ValleyOak3.0 Primary Assembly, whole genome shotgun sequence:
aTTCACTTTCTAATGGGGATTTTATGAAAGGGAAAAGACGAATCCCTCACTTCAAAAAAATCTAACAGAAAGAAAAGGTATTCTAATCAACTATTAGATTTTTAACACAGGTGAACTTGATTATTATTGAAAAGTTGGAAACAAAGTTGAGACTGATCctcacttttcttttcccaCCATTCCATAAACTTAACCTGTACAGGGTGCATCCATGGTGTCCAACCTGTAAAGTTGCAGCCAGTGGTTTGCAATTTCTTGTCCAAAATGTCCAACCGAACATATCTCCTGTTAGAAAGGAAAGCATCGCACCTCTCATATAGAACAGGGCTAAGAAGTAAGAACCTTAATACACACAAATCCCCGTAGGCGTAATAGAACCTTTTCAATGATTTACTTGTCCCATTCTTTCATCCTCAAGAACCTGCCCTTGATTGATAAATGCAACAGTTATGCATAATCACTTTGATTGTGTACAAATCAATATATACTTAGCAATCCTAGAGACAACTTTTTTTACagtcatttttaattttttacaattttcttaagTAATAAGTTGTGTTTGAAGTAACATCACTTTCACATGAATCCACTATTGAATCACTGGccattttattactatttagaAATCACAACATATCACCtcataaattgtaaaaaatgtcATGAATATTTTTATGTCGCTACATTTATTTACCTATAATCAAATCCAGATGGGCAATTTTTCATAACCAATATATGAAAGATAGCAAACAAACCATTTTGATCTTGTTCAAGTCAGACACAAAAGAGGAGGAAAGGGGAGGTGGCCTGTCAAATTGGTGCCACACAAGAGTGCTCCCACCTTCTCAATGTTTCCAATGAACAAAGATAACATACCTAATAAGACATGTATGAAGGGCTtcaaaagaaatggaaatgaaaaaaCTCTCATCCACTCACCCTAACATTTTATAAGCATTGTCAACCTAAAGCAAGCAAAGCTCCTGCTCCCATAGGACCTTTGCATAATGGTTCACCATATTTCTTAaatgcgcacacacacacacacgcacacaaaaCCACTTTCCCTCTCTCTGCCTAGGCAAGTGTCcttaaaaaatgaagagaacCTTACACGTGGGAGGACCTGACTCTGGGAGGAAGAGTAAGGAGGAACATGCTTACCTCGATATAAAATGTCATTTCCAAGAGGTATCAATCCATATAAGTTCATATTATCATATTCTTCAGCTAAATTTATTTGCTTTAcacaagaattttaaaaatgtgcAACATTTGTGTGGGATTTTATGACCACTCAACAAAATTAGGATCCATTGAAACATGACCAAGAAAAAGCAgttaaatatatgctgatagaGAGAGGTGGTTTAGCGTTCCATAGCCTCATAGCATTAAACAACAGAATCAGTAAGTTATCATTCTCATCAATCTCACGTAActcaaaagtaaaaaacttcTAGTGGATCGAAAAGTCCATAATCATGTTGCAGCGAGCCTATCTAGTGGATCGCACTTACTCAAGTTTTGGGTGCATGGACCGAAGGCCCACCCCATTTgagaattacatttttttttttttttttttttggaaacaacCATTTGAGAATTACTTGGATTCATCAAcagaaaaggttttggatctAATGGCATATAAACTTATTGAATTAGCTGAAAAACAGGATATCCCATTTCAGTTTAATCATGTACTAGGTTAAAATTTAAGATActcttgatttaaaaaaaacttcGTGTCCAAAACAGGGGAGGCTCTAGACATCCGTTCCATTCTACATTTGCATTCCCTTTTGCGTCTGATGACAACTCCTGAGAAAGAAATTCCCACTAGCATAAAAAATCTGAATGGAATTCACCGACCAAAAAGTGTCACCTAATCATTCACTACGTTAGATTAGAACAGAAGGTATAAAAAGTACAACATTGTCAATAGTTTAGGAATGATCAATTAATAGTTAAGGAATGATGATACAAATTTTAGGGTGGAAAATGATTAGGTGACATTATTTTAGGATGCAATATAAGGATCACGCATCAATGAACACAGACCACAAATTCCAATCCCATAATGTACTCAAAAAGATATAATCCATGTGTTTACAGCAATGATACCAAAAGCCTTCCTCGACGAAAGAAATACCAGCGGGTAACACCCTCCTACAACTCTCACATCAACCTACAAAAACAGTGGAGGAAAGTCTActcttttttccccttcaaattacctagccaaaaaaaaggaggaaaaccTAGTTACATTGATTTATGAACATTGCCAAAATTACCAAAGCCTCTACTTTCATCATTTCTCATCTTTTTCTCTTGGCACCAGCCCCTGAACCCCGTGCACCTTTCTTTTCTGAAGATCCGGAACCACCTTTTCCTCTGCCAGCCGGTGTTTTCTTAGCGCTTGAATTTCCTGTGCCCTTGAGATCCAACTCCACTTGCATTCCTATAATATATATGGCACAGTAAAAGAACCCATCAATCATTCTGATCAATTAGGAATACCAGTCACCCAAATGACTCAGAAATGAAATTGAGTATTAAGGTGAACACACTAGAACAATCACATATGAAGTACTACAATGGTACCGCCAACCTTTTGAATTCAAACTCTGAAGTTCCATCTGTAGCTTCTCACCATTGGCAGAACCTTCTAATACAATCACAAGAACAggtaaaaacaattaattaaccaacTAACCATGCTTAGACAAGCAATCAACATATTGGTAATCCTGAAGAATTCAATctacataaataaatagaagaaatgAATGATCTCCGGTACATTTGCTTACATGTTGAGAAAACAACTTCCTGTAATACTTTACAGAATTCAAcagaaattttgttaaaattccATTAACTCGTTTCATATGCattgaaaagaaatcataaaatGAAACTGAGAGCATCAATAGATGATCCCAGAAGAGAGGCCAGCTTCATGAAAATTTGTGCCTTATTGCATAAATACAGATGAAACAAACAAAGGCATATTCTCAATCACATTGAATTCCCATTTTTGggggattttatttatttatatatttataaatttcatttgCATTCTTAATCATATTAAGGACGTGTACAATGAAGCTATAACTATTGTGAGAACATGTGAAGGAATCATAAGAGGGTTTCGTTTCCTATATAGGTTTGTATTAAGGATCAGCATTAAGTCCATATTTCTTTGCACTAGTGATGGATGAGCTCTTGCTAAATTGATCCAAGAAGAAGTCCCTTGGTGTAtgctttttgcagatgatattGTTTTAGCGGATGAAACTAGAAGTGGAGCTAATGCCAATATATAAATTTGGCAAGAGAATCTAAGGGCCTTCATCATGTGTTCATCAACGTGACCATGACGTAATCTACcgtcttaataaaataattttaaaaaaatggtgaagACTTATTAGTAAGTgttaacaataacaaaaaagttatcagtttgaagtttgaacaatGAGCAAACCTATACTAAAACAACCGACCAGAATTCTCCTAAACTCAGACAGATCTTTAAAACCAGCAAATGAGTAatatcaattttcaattatgcagagatcatatcattgaaaaCCTAAAACTTGCATCAGGTATAGAAGCTTACCTAGCTCATCTGTATCTGAAGAATTTTCTTCTTCACCTTCTGCCAATGTGCTACCACCATCAACTAATCCATCATCAGATGGCTCCAGAATTGCTGCAATCCGCTTTTTAGGAGCTTTTTTCACTCCAGGAAGTGTGATTAAATCTGCAGCTCGTACCATTCTTGTTTTGCTTCCTTCTTTGTAAGCTTTGGTGAGAGCAGCTTTCACAGCAGGCTGTATGCCATCCAGCGGATTTGGATGCCCCTGATGCATAAAGACGACCATAAAATAACATGAAACTTTGATGGCAGTTCTGATAATGAATGTGCAATCAAGGTATGTAGAGGTACCTGAAATTTTGATAGCTCCACAATTGTATCGAAATCCTCCTGACTAATTGAGTATATATTCATGAACTCAACAACTTTTTGAACTGCTTCATCCTGGTCATCTCAGATTGAATAAATGCACATTCAACAAATATTCCATTTTAACTTCTCCAGGATTTTCTAGtgtaaatataataaacatatTGCAGTTCCAACCTTAGGCAGCTCCCGCAGTGGCCCAGTCAATCGTTTCAGGACAAGAGTAAGGTATTCTACTCGCACGGTTTCCCTATATCATTAGAACAAAGTGAAAATTACAAAGTAGGCAATTAGACGCATTGCAAGGGAGACAAATAGACTGACTGGCATTTACAACCAGAATTATCAACAATACAGAATCAAGTTGAAAACAAGAGATAAAGAGGAATACTGAACATTGAGGAAAATACAATAAATCTACTTGACTTTTAAATACTTAGCATTCACTCTTAAGGAAATCATAAAAATTACTTCAATTAGAAAAGTCTACTACAAGTCAAACCAAGTAGATATCCTGGTACTAACAATTAGTAACCTTAGATTCAAGCTTCCATATTGacatgtttcttttatatttctaataaaataaaataaaataaatgtttcttttttatttcttctttcttagtATGAATAATTTCACACTTATCAGCAAGACTAAAAAATAAGGCACTTTAATGAATTTCACTAGCTAAATTTGCTAGACAAATACCTGCTGCAGCTGGAGCAAATAGTATAAATAGTGCCTCATGTTCAAGCCAAATAGCATAATAAAGTAGCCTAAATATTTTGTATTGTCTGCATCGACACTGAATGTTACACTAACAGCAACTTCATGTGAAAGgaggaaaaaggaaaacaaaagcaaGAATTTCACAACCTTGGAAACCTAAAGCAAATataaattccaaaatttgttttccttgGTCTGTCTCCTCAGTAACTGAGTTGTGAACCAAGGAAACATACATGTATCAGTTTGCAAAACGTCATTGACAAAACTAAATGTGCAATGAGTGCATGTGTACAGCTTCATAAAGCCAAGTGCTGTAAACAATGCTGAGGCAGCTGTTAAAGTCTAAGTCAGTTCCCcattcgttaaaaaaaaaaaaaaaaataataataataataataataataataaaatcattaaGAAAGCCTTATGAATAATATTCAAGTGCGTGTAGGTGCcttttacaataaaaaactagaaaacacttgcacatagacaaggacaTGAGGTTACAATAAGCATAAATTGAAAGATGGAACAGAGATTCACCTCCCCGAACTAGATTCACGAGAAGCGAGAAGATGAACATGCAAATCCTCCAAAAGCCTCAGATTTTTACCCATTGTTGAGTTCTTTCCCAGCCACCCTCCAAATCTATTAAAATTCCTCTCTCCCTGCAGACATGATTCCAACTTTGACATTAAGCTTCAAGCTAAAACCAAATAGTTTTTGCTAGCCAATAGCCTTGTAGCTTTATTGAAACTTCCTGACGTTTCTAATGGAGAtatccaaggttcaaatccccccctcccccaactatcaaattatcaacaaaaaaaaaaaaaaaagcagaaaaaaaacTAGTATGTGATAACTTCAAAAAGTATGTATGAGgataaaactaaaaagaaaatgctGAATACATGTAAAATATCAGCTGCAAACATCAGGATTTTGTTCATCCTAATATACTACACTCAAGTTGTCCCTCACATATTGCATTGAATACCCAAATGCCAAAATACAACAACTCTCAAACAACTCTTATGAAATAGACAATTCCTTACCTGTTGAAGTATTTCCCTCTGCCCATGCAACAGTGCAGCACTGAttataaccaaaaataaatatataattgaacACCAATTAAGTTGTAATTCAAAGAACAAGTACAAAATCTTGTAATTGCAAGAGCTGAATTAAGAGCACCTACGGGATTATAGATGATGCAAGTGAACTACTTTGAGAGAGCTGCCACTGTCGATACCGTCGAATCTGAACATTGAAAATATCCCCATCACCAATGGATTCAGCAGCACGGGCAATCAAGTTCATACGTTTGATTCCATTGTCATCCTTACCAGCAGAACTTGGCCtgtaattaatataattttcctGCCATATCAAAATAAATCATTTCTTAGAAAAGTAATTCAGAAGTAGTTTAAGTTTTAGGTCAAGTTGCATAACTAAGGTCTAAACAAATTAACAGAGGCAAATACTTTGTAAATCCAAAAAATAGGACGAAAAGGCACATGATTTCggtaaacaaaagaaaaagacagtACATAAACATTTCTTTAATTCCTAAGCATATGGAGAATATCAATTGACGTGAATAAAGAATGACAAGGGTGCAGGAAAAACTGTAAGTGCAATAAAATTGCAAGAAATTCGTACAGATATGAGGCATTGGAGCCTTAAGACATATATATGGTACCAAGAAAAGGATTATGTAAAACACGCAGAAGGGAAGGGGTTGTAAGATAGCATGCTTTATCCTTTGTAtagtgagtgtgtgtgtgtgtgagagagagagagagagagagagagagggagggagggagagaaTTTATTTGGGGGAGAAGGGGGTTTGCAAGTGCACAACAGGCATTTCTTTTTGTCCTATTTATTTTCCAAGTCtgaaaaaaggtaaaaagaatTAGCCAATGGAGATCAGTATACAATTTCTTGGTGATCATTTTGACAATTACACTTCCACTCCATTTGTTTCAATGGATAACTTTACGTGAAGATAGTTTTCCATGTTTTCCAGTGTTTGTTAGCATCAGAAAAAACGAGtcaaaggaaattatttttggtcaaaataaaaagtataacttattttttagagattgttttccactaatattttttggaaagcaACTCTATCTTGTGGCAAGCTAAAAAGGGGAAATTAGGAGATAGTTTTCCAACACATTTAAAGTTgctaccaaacataggaaaattggatagttttatagaaaatacttttcaaaagatgactcattttctagaaaaatttaacgttgaaacaaacaaagcattcTTGTAGACTTGGACAATGCACAACTTTCTTGGTCATGGTTCTAACAACTATACTTCTTGGAGACTTGGACACAACACTAGAATTAAGAGCAAATCTTGGTGTCAGAAAATAACTAACTAGCATTACATTCCCCTGCAAACTCTTAAAAAATGTAGAATTTCAAGTAAATAATATTCCCCAGAAAAATACTTACCACCTAAAGAATTTCCAAAGAGACTTTCAATTACcattaattttgcattttttcaaaatattttgtaattccAATTAGTTATTTGTGGTAACACAGTTCAACTGTACAGTATATACATTGAGCCAGCAACATGGTGACTGAACCTGCTGAACAGGCTATCATCTGTGTTGGCTCTGTCACTCTGAAATTTggagtcatttttttttcctgttacAAATCTCCAATGGTAAATTGCATATAACATTTTGTTGATTTCTTAGTTGGAAGATTCTGCAGAGactacttattaaaaaaaaaaaaaaaaggattctgCAGAGACTAATTGATCACCATGCAGTATAGAATTTTTAAAAGCTCAAGGAAGAAAAGAACCTGAATAAGAAGAGGGACTAGATCAGGATCACTCATGCTCAGGTCAATCCGCTCATCCATCCTCAACTTCCCCGCATTAAAACCAAACAGCCTAAAATCACATGGAAGGATGACATGTAATTGTCAAAACTTAATAAAGGATAAGGTACAAAGCCTACAAGTTAGTATGAGGCACGCATATGTGTGATCATTTAAACTAGAAAAAGGGTAGAATGTAACCATATCAGCTCACACTTTCGTATTTTTGATCTAGAAGCAACCAAAAATCTCCCAACTAACAGAAATATCACAAGAAGCTACAAAGTAATTTCATATTCTGGGTCTAGAAGCTCTACCATTTCCCAAACCTCAATGGTAAAATTATTAATCAAGGTATACTTAATAGGGCTTTGTTTAGTTAGACAATCGGTCTAGACCCACATTTCTATCTCCAGCACATGCATAGCTAAATCCCAATCCCACGGATAAAAAGATTCCATATAAACAGACCAAAATAGTAGGAGTCATGACAAGAGTATGTATTTGATTTACACTATTAGAAATAATATATTATGTGGTCGCAGCACCTTTCTGAAGATATTAGAGCCTTTCTCATccagaaataataaatacaGAAAAACCATGAAACTACACAATGAATTGAGATGAGACCAGAACATGGTCAACATTTCTAAAGTAAAATAGGATCATTGGCATACTTGTCAACAGCAGTGAAAGGTGAAATATCTTCGTCCTTTGCACTGCTAAGAAGACGCTGCCTAATGTCATCATATTGAATGACTGACATGGAGAGGCTCATATACTGCAACTGGTTTATAGCCATGCGCATATCTCCATTAACTCTTTCTGCAAGTTCCTCAAGAGCAATCTAAAACAATAAATAGTGAAAAATTCAGTGAATATATTAttggttaaaattaataaaaaggagAATCACGAGGCtcaaaaataaacatattacaTGTCACAAAACAGTAAAACTAGGGGCCCATTTGTtacgtgtgtttaaacaacagttttcagtttttttggaaatacgtgtgggtaaaaaagtgtggaaatatatgtaatgttgtttaaaaactgaaaacatgtgtttgaacTCGCGTATCAAATGGGGCCTAGATGAGTTCATcactataaatattttttttgttgataagtCACTATAAACATTCACTTAAGCAGCTATGACCAATTACAAATATAAACTAAAGCATTGATGGAGTATTTACCTGATTAACTTGAAGCCCTTCTGCAGTTGCAACTTGCATTAACCTCTTTGCCATCTATCATAAACCAAATTTGGCATTAGCAACTGGGCAATTGGCCGTAGTGGGCTTAAAATGTACAGCAAATATTGCAGAAGCTAGAACACCAAAAGTTTATTTTCCATCACAGAGGGATATGCatcccacacacacacacagagtcAAGGCATACCCAATATCAAGGGTCACATTGGCCTCCCATTAATGGGCTGGCACTCCATTCACCACCATACAAGAATTCTTAggtaaattttataaaaagagaTTGATTGGCCCCAAAAGCCTTAAGAGCATGTCCTTACACACACTTCCCAAAAAAGGATTGGACTAATTCTCTTTCCAACACATCATTTGATGAGTCTGATTCAATGAATCAACTGAATTGGGTCATAAAAAGTGACCTTTAATCATATAAAGAATCATGACATATCCATAAGCACACATTTCTCTTACAAGTTACAATGATATTTAGGATCCACAAAATTTGATTAGAGTTTGAAATGTCTGTGATCACAAATATCTGTAGCCACAACATAATTCTCAACATAAAGCCACCACGTATTAGAGTAAGAATAAAGGTGGCAGTATCTcgtaaatttgaaacttaggaGCAGTCATGTAGAATAAAACAAGGCTAGTTGTAATTTTCCCAAAGAACAATAATAGGGAGAGAATCCCAGAGTTAGAAATATACCAGTGgaaactcaaaattttgtgaTGTTCCATACTTAAACGCTATTCAAGATGTATCAACAAAACTAACCCAAATCTCGGATAAAAGTTTCATGTGGGTATCAATAGCAACCCATGAAATGCCAACAAGTGTGCTTGTGTAAAAAACACACAGCATATTCTAACCATAAGCATGATTCCAGTGTCTAAAAAggagtcccccccccccccaacacactcaaacaaataaataaaaaataaaaacaaaacaaaaatgccTTTCATTTCCATAAGTCTTGGTACCTATTATTAAAATCAGAGTAGTATACCTGCATATATCAACCATAAGATTTTAGGCCATGAACTTTCCAAGAACTCAATTTGACAAAATTGCCAAGAAAAGGTTGGTCCAAACTAAACATAACTTGGAATGTTTATTTTAGATAATCACAACTGCATTAAATttcatgcataaaaaaaaaaagtactctaaaaacaattatagaaaTCAGAGCAAAAACCTGCTGTTTTGTAGGTTTTCGAAAGCTGAGAAGCAAACAGTAGTTCACAAGACTTTTTAGTTTCTGACTGTATCGATCATTACAAATGCAGATAATAGGAATTTTGGAAATCTTGATGCTAGCAATAAGGTCAGCAATTCCACCCCTATCTCCAGCAGACATCCCATCAACCTCGTCCATAATCAGCACAGTTTTTGGATGCTTTGATCTGCAACTTCAACAATAAACTTTAGCAGAAATTTCAAACAATCATATTCTATGCACTTATGTGAGATATTAATTAATGCAAGACCAACCGATCCATGTTGACACTCAAGGCCTCATTGCTGACAAGTTCCTTTATAGAATTCGCATTGCTTCCACCAATTCCTTTCTCAATTTTGGCATCAGCCTTCCCACGACTGTCACTAGCATTTACCTAAAAGAAAGAAGGGAGATCATGAGGGCAAATGAAAAATCATACCATTGATTTATATGTCTTGGGGGTGAAACTCATGATCTAGATGCTCAATAGAAATGTGTATCTTGGTAAAAAATGACCCCACCTCTATTGCCTGGAAACCGAGCATCTGACTAACCAACTTTGCGGAGGTAGTTTTTCCTATACCAGGAGTTCCACTTAATAGCACAGCTTTTTTGGCACCAgaatcattttgtttttttccctttttcttatttccAGTATCAAGAAATTGCTCATTCCAACTTCTCAACCAGTCATGAAGTTGCTTAACCTGCACATCATTAGATAAAGAAATCCTTACAATTCTTTTTCCAGATTTAGATAAATGAAGATATAAATTTAGTTCCAAAAGCAATGGCAGAAAAATGAGAACTAACACATACCAGTGACTGATTTCCAATAATATCATTTGGAACCTTTGGCTTATATTTTTCCGTCCATGTTAAGTCACTCTTCGCAACTGTTTTAGTTTTATGCTTAGCTGGGGACACCCCTGAGGTCAAGCCTTTGCCAGATACATTTGTTGCCAACGAGTTGCCAATGCTATCTTCTAGAATAATCAATTTGCCAACATATGTAAGAGAAAACCAAGGAATAATGCAACTACTTGGTTAAGTCACTATCATAAGCATTTCTATGTCCAAAGACTAAAAATTGATTGGGCCTCCCATTTCCTCCACATGCTAAAAGATCAGGCTCTCCTTGCAAGCTCAAGCAAGATTAATGGAGATAATATAGGCAAATGACAGTTCACAATTATCTCATCTTTAAAAATCACCATAATAAACATTTGAACAGTCCAATGGAGCAAAAGAAATGCCTTTTTGGAATCAAATTCTccttaacacacacacacacacacacatttccaagaaaatacaagaaatgtGATCTTCGATACCAGCAATGTCTAGGACTAATGCAGAACCTACAGAGCCTGACTTTCTTCTCATTCAACAACATTAGGAATAAAACAATCAAATTATGCCAATTAATAGAATTTACATCTAAATTTGCCCTAAGTGCAACATATTCACTGTAGTGTTCTAATTAGAAAATCTCTAGGTTGGGGTTCAATTGATAACCCAGTAGTAATGGTGTCCTTTTTAATGCCCCATGTCTATGGTTAGAACCCCACCTCCCCCTCCCCCGTTATCTACCtatcaaagaagaaaggaaaaaaaaaaaactgtaaggTTCTAATTATAGGGCATCCATTCTATAGCTTTTGTCAAATGACACAAAGATATTGAAATCAATTTGCATTGATTTTTCTGCCCTGCAACAGTTCTGGGTCTCAGTGCCACACATAAACCTCCAATTTGTCCTCACAGTCTTCAAAATAATGAGACttaatcaaacaataaatgGACAGACATCTGAGGATAGCATGTCATTAACACCCAGCAAGGCCACAACAGATACAGAAGAGGCCCATAATTCAAGGGCCAAAATCAAAACCAGGAGCATATCCTTTGAATAAAACcacatatttaaaataaataaaaaggaatccAGATCCACAgaataacccaaaaacaaaagccaTCGAGATATTCAACtaatattaaaatgattaaaaaaaaatgcatgtatTTATTTGGTACATActctttgtttctattttctgtgggcttttctttggtAGAGGTGCAACCTTATCCACTGGCCTCTTAGATTCTTCTTGTACAGGTGCTTTTGCAGGTTTTGATGCACGGATCAGATCAAACAATCCATCCTCAGTGAGAAAGGAAGTACTATATAAAGATACAAAAAGCTAGTGGTGTTAGAATATAACAAAGTAAGGAACTCAAAACAAATCACATGTATGATTCTGAGATTACAAACCCTAGCTCTTTAGCCTTTGAGGATTTCCGACCCCCAATATCTTCATCACATAAAAGATAATTCTGCAAACAGAAGATGTTAATCCCATGCTGATAGTCATGTCA
Protein-coding regions in this window:
- the LOC115982155 gene encoding replication factor C subunit 1-like isoform X3; translated protein: MAENKQADIRKWFMKSHDKGNAKESKPAIPAPTNKSQPEKPARASPESSGRRKTSKYFATDKQKPKDEKETEELPTKRKAQKHNDESVKPPPAKKVHIVDDDDDDDDDFVFSSSRKKSNDVTPSKKLKSGSGRGIAQKPVDIEEGDDDDDKDFETPLKSGGRGRGGRGSSAAPAGGRGRGGGRGGFMSFGERKDPPHKGEKEVPEGAPECLAGLTFVISGTLDSLEREEAEDLIKRHGGRITGSISKKTNYLLCDEDIGGRKSSKAKELGTSFLTEDGLFDLIRASKPAKAPVQEESKRPVDKVAPLPKKSPQKIETKKDSIGNSLATNVSGKGLTSGVSPAKHKTKTVAKSDLTWTEKYKPKVPNDIIGNQSLVKQLHDWLRSWNEQFLDTGNKKKGKKQNDSGAKKAVLLSGTPGIGKTTSAKLVSQMLGFQAIEVNASDSRGKADAKIEKGIGGSNANSIKELVSNEALSVNMDRSKHPKTVLIMDEVDGMSAGDRGGIADLIASIKISKIPIICICNDRYSQKLKSLVNYCLLLSFRKPTKQQMAKRLMQVATAEGLQVNQIALEELAERVNGDMRMAINQLQYMSLSMSVIQYDDIRQRLLSSAKDEDISPFTAVDKLFGFNAGKLRMDERIDLSMSDPDLVPLLIQENYINYRPSSAGKDDNGIKRMNLIARAAESIGDGDIFNVQIRRYRQWQLSQSSSLASSIIPAALLHGQREILQQGERNFNRFGGWLGKNSTMGKNLRLLEDLHVHLLASRESSSGRETVRVEYLTLVLKRLTGPLRELPKDEAVQKVVEFMNIYSISQEDFDTIVELSKFQGHPNPLDGIQPAVKAALTKAYKEGSKTRMVRAADLITLPGVKKAPKKRIAAILEPSDDGLVDGGSTLAEGEEENSSDTDELEGSANGEKLQMELQSLNSKGMQVELDLKGTGNSSAKKTPAGRGKGGSGSSEKKGARGSGAGAKRKR
- the LOC115982155 gene encoding replication factor C subunit 1-like isoform X2; the encoded protein is MAENKQADIRKWFMKSHDKGNAKESKPAIPAPTNKSQPEKPARASPESSGRRKTSKYFATDKQKPKDEKETEELPTKRKAQKHNDESVKPPPAKKVHIVDDDDDDDDDFVFSSSRKKSNDVTPSKKLKSGSGRGIAQKPVDIEEGDDDDDKDFETPLKSGGRGRGGRGSSATPAGGRGRGGAQKPVDIEEGDEDDDKDIETPLKSGGRGRGGRGSSAAPAGGRGRGGGRGGFMSFGERKDPPHKGEKEVPEGAPECLAGLTFVISGTLDSLEREEAEDLIKRHGGRITGSISKKTNYLLCDEDIGGRKSSKAKELGTSFLTEDGLFDLIRASKPAKAPVQEESKRPVDKVAPLPKKSPQKIETKKDSIGNSLATNVSGKGLTSGVSPAKHKTKTVAKSDLTWTEKYKPKVPNDIIGNQSLVKQLHDWLRSWNEQFLDTGNKKKGKKQNDSGAKKAVLLSGTPGIGKTTSAKLVSQMLGFQAIEVNASDSRGKADAKIEKGIGGSNANSIKELVSNEALSVNMDRSKHPKTVLIMDEVDGMSAGDRGGIADLIASIKISKIPIICICNDRYSQKLKSLVNYCLLLSFRKPTKQQMAKRLMQVATAEGLQVNQIALEELAERVNGDMRMAINQLQYMSLSMSVIQYDDIRQRLLSSAKDEDISPFTAVDKLFGFNAGKLRMDERIDLSMSDPDLVPLLIQENYINYRPSSAGKDDNGIKRMNLIARAAESIGDGDIFNVQIRRYRQWQLSQSSSLASSIIPAALLHGQREILQQGERNFNRFGGWLGKNSTMGKNLRLLEDLHVHLLASRESSSGRETVRVEYLTLVLKRLTGPLRELPKDEAVQKVVEFMNIYSISQEDFDTIVELSKFQGHPNPLDGIQPAVKAALTKAYKEGSKTRMVRAADLITLPGVKKAPKKRIAAILEPSDDGLVDGGSTLAEGEEENSSDTDELGSANGEKLQMELQSLNSKGMQVELDLKGTGNSSAKKTPAGRGKGGSGSSEKKGARGSGAGAKRKR
- the LOC115982155 gene encoding replication factor C subunit 1-like isoform X1, with product MAENKQADIRKWFMKSHDKGNAKESKPAIPAPTNKSQPEKPARASPESSGRRKTSKYFATDKQKPKDEKETEELPTKRKAQKHNDESVKPPPAKKVHIVDDDDDDDDDFVFSSSRKKSNDVTPSKKLKSGSGRGIAQKPVDIEEGDDDDDKDFETPLKSGGRGRGGRGSSATPAGGRGRGGAQKPVDIEEGDEDDDKDIETPLKSGGRGRGGRGSSAAPAGGRGRGGGRGGFMSFGERKDPPHKGEKEVPEGAPECLAGLTFVISGTLDSLEREEAEDLIKRHGGRITGSISKKTNYLLCDEDIGGRKSSKAKELGTSFLTEDGLFDLIRASKPAKAPVQEESKRPVDKVAPLPKKSPQKIETKKDSIGNSLATNVSGKGLTSGVSPAKHKTKTVAKSDLTWTEKYKPKVPNDIIGNQSLVKQLHDWLRSWNEQFLDTGNKKKGKKQNDSGAKKAVLLSGTPGIGKTTSAKLVSQMLGFQAIEVNASDSRGKADAKIEKGIGGSNANSIKELVSNEALSVNMDRSKHPKTVLIMDEVDGMSAGDRGGIADLIASIKISKIPIICICNDRYSQKLKSLVNYCLLLSFRKPTKQQMAKRLMQVATAEGLQVNQIALEELAERVNGDMRMAINQLQYMSLSMSVIQYDDIRQRLLSSAKDEDISPFTAVDKLFGFNAGKLRMDERIDLSMSDPDLVPLLIQENYINYRPSSAGKDDNGIKRMNLIARAAESIGDGDIFNVQIRRYRQWQLSQSSSLASSIIPAALLHGQREILQQGERNFNRFGGWLGKNSTMGKNLRLLEDLHVHLLASRESSSGRETVRVEYLTLVLKRLTGPLRELPKDEAVQKVVEFMNIYSISQEDFDTIVELSKFQGHPNPLDGIQPAVKAALTKAYKEGSKTRMVRAADLITLPGVKKAPKKRIAAILEPSDDGLVDGGSTLAEGEEENSSDTDELEGSANGEKLQMELQSLNSKGMQVELDLKGTGNSSAKKTPAGRGKGGSGSSEKKGARGSGAGAKRKR